One window of the Pseudomonas knackmussii B13 genome contains the following:
- a CDS encoding alpha/beta fold hydrolase has protein sequence MIRLTAELTPAGTSYLETGEGHPVVLIHGVGLNKEMWGGQIVGLAPQYRVIAYDMLGHGASPRPQPGTGLVGYAEQLRELLEHLQVPQATVIGFSMGGLVARAFALHHPEQLEGLVILNSVFNRSAEQRAGVIERTRQAAEHGPDANAEAALSRWFSREYQAANPAQIAAIRQTLASNDPQGYLTTYELFATQDMYRAEDLGSIRVPTLVATGELDPGSTPEMARQLAARIPGAQVAVLDEQRHMMPVESPRLVNQVLLDFLQQAMSQQNSIKGIVA, from the coding sequence ATGATTCGGCTCACCGCTGAACTGACACCGGCCGGCACCAGCTACCTGGAGACCGGCGAAGGCCACCCCGTGGTGCTGATCCACGGCGTGGGCCTGAACAAGGAAATGTGGGGCGGGCAGATCGTCGGCCTGGCCCCGCAGTACCGGGTCATTGCCTACGACATGCTCGGCCACGGCGCCAGCCCGCGCCCGCAGCCGGGCACCGGGCTGGTCGGCTACGCCGAGCAGTTGCGCGAACTGCTGGAACACCTGCAGGTACCCCAAGCGACGGTGATCGGCTTCTCGATGGGCGGCCTGGTCGCCCGCGCCTTCGCGCTGCATCACCCGGAGCAGCTGGAAGGCCTGGTGATCCTCAACAGCGTGTTCAACCGGAGCGCCGAGCAGCGCGCCGGGGTCATCGAGCGCACCCGCCAGGCCGCCGAACACGGCCCGGATGCCAACGCAGAGGCCGCCCTGTCGCGCTGGTTCAGCCGGGAGTACCAGGCGGCCAACCCGGCGCAGATCGCCGCGATCCGCCAGACCCTGGCGAGCAACGATCCGCAGGGCTACCTCACGACCTACGAGTTGTTCGCCACCCAGGACATGTATCGAGCAGAAGACCTGGGCAGCATTCGCGTACCGACCCTGGTCGCGACCGGCGAGCTGGACCCCGGCTCGACGCCGGAGATGGCCCGTCAACTCGCTGCCCGCATTCCGGGTGCGCAGGTCGCGGTGCTCGACGAGCAACGCCACATGATGCCAGTGGAGTCGCCGCGCCTGGTCAACCAGGTTCTGCTGGACTTCCTGCAGCAGGCCATGAGCCAACAGAATTCGATCAAGGGGATAGTCGCATGA
- a CDS encoding amino acid synthesis family protein: MSFEIRKIVSYVEETFIEGGKATDKPVSMAGLAVVIKNPWAGRGFVEDLKPEIRANCSDLGALMVERLTALIGGADKIEAYGKAAVVGADGEIEHASAVIHTLRFGNHYRQAVNAKSYLSFTNKRGGPGTSIQIPMMHKDDEGLRSHYITLEMQIEDAPRADEIVVVLGAADGGRLHPRIGNRYIDLEELAAEKAQ, translated from the coding sequence ATGAGCTTCGAAATTCGCAAGATCGTCAGCTACGTCGAAGAGACCTTCATCGAAGGTGGCAAGGCGACCGACAAGCCCGTCTCGATGGCCGGTCTGGCCGTGGTGATCAAGAACCCCTGGGCCGGCCGCGGCTTCGTCGAGGACCTCAAGCCGGAGATCCGCGCCAACTGCTCCGACCTGGGCGCGCTGATGGTCGAGCGCCTGACCGCGCTGATCGGCGGTGCTGACAAGATCGAGGCCTACGGCAAGGCCGCCGTGGTCGGCGCCGACGGCGAAATCGAGCACGCTTCGGCGGTCATCCACACCCTGCGTTTCGGCAATCACTACCGCCAGGCGGTGAATGCCAAGAGCTACCTGAGCTTCACCAACAAGCGCGGCGGCCCGGGCACCTCGATCCAGATCCCGATGATGCACAAGGACGACGAGGGCCTGCGCTCGCACTACATCACCCTGGAGATGCAGATCGAGGACGCGCCGCGCGCCGACGAGATCGTCGTGGTCCTGGGCGCCGCCGACGGCGGCCGCCTGCATCCGCGCATCGGCAACCGCTACATCGACCTGGAAGAACTGGCCGCCGAGAAGGCCCAGTGA